In a genomic window of Coprococcus eutactus:
- a CDS encoding spore coat associated protein CotJA — translation MEANRNCSRGSQGRCYYNNQGTTVKYTNQAGGCRPAKDEPKTCPEDSRRRPVGMTYIPEQPFENLYDAKCGLQEGTMFKDLNLIFCGIRGKQS, via the coding sequence GTGGAAGCAAACAGAAACTGCAGCCGTGGCAGCCAGGGACGCTGCTATTACAACAACCAGGGCACCACGGTCAAATACACCAATCAGGCTGGCGGATGCCGCCCTGCAAAAGATGAACCAAAAACATGCCCGGAGGATTCAAGAAGACGTCCTGTGGGCATGACTTATATTCCGGAACAACCATTCGAAAATCTCTATGACGCCAAGTGCGGTCTTCAGGAAGGCACCATGTTTAAGGATCTCAATCTCATATTCTGCGGCATAAGGGGGAAACAGTCATGA
- a CDS encoding DMT family transporter: MTNTQTAHSQKFGIILVLSCGIMWGISGVLGQYIFQASDVNSIQLSIIRQFISGIVLLFISALKKDKKALSIWSKPKSVISLIFFSLTGVMGVQFTYFASIEHSNAATGTVIQFTYIIMILIYTAIFMHKKPQNYETISVICAFAGIFLIATHGRLNSLAISFPALFWGLISAVCFTIYCLYPQKLYNSYGLVNVIGWASLFASIILLLVTRTFTFPHMNIQILTASLAVAIVGSLIPFTIYGIGISILGSVKASLFVTVEPVTSALLTWLVLGTKFSGMDLAGFLLILGSIQMVAIQTFRNEKAIIQAEQTRLP, from the coding sequence ATGACTAATACACAAACTGCTCATTCACAAAAATTCGGGATCATACTGGTGCTTTCATGCGGAATCATGTGGGGAATCAGCGGAGTTCTGGGACAATATATCTTTCAGGCATCCGATGTGAATTCAATCCAGTTATCTATCATTCGCCAGTTTATATCCGGTATAGTATTACTCTTTATCTCTGCACTAAAAAAAGATAAAAAGGCTTTGTCCATATGGTCAAAGCCTAAAAGTGTTATATCTCTGATTTTTTTCTCCCTCACCGGAGTGATGGGCGTACAATTCACCTACTTTGCCTCAATCGAGCATTCAAATGCAGCCACAGGCACAGTCATCCAGTTTACATATATCATTATGATTTTGATTTACACTGCTATATTCATGCATAAAAAACCACAAAATTACGAGACCATATCCGTAATATGCGCATTTGCCGGGATATTTCTGATTGCAACACACGGCAGACTTAATTCTCTTGCCATATCATTCCCTGCTCTTTTTTGGGGGCTTATATCAGCCGTTTGCTTTACTATATATTGTCTTTATCCGCAGAAATTATACAATTCGTATGGGCTTGTCAACGTTATAGGATGGGCTTCTCTATTCGCTTCCATCATCCTGTTACTTGTAACTAGGACATTTACCTTCCCCCATATGAACATACAGATACTCACAGCTTCCCTTGCTGTTGCTATTGTCGGCTCACTCATTCCATTTACTATATACGGCATAGGAATCAGTATACTTGGCAGTGTCAAAGCGAGTCTGTTTGTCACAGTTGAACCTGTTACGAGCGCTCTTCTGACATGGCTGGTTCTCGGTACAAAATTTTCCGGAATGGATCTGGCTGGCTTTCTGCTCATACTCGGCTCTATTCAAATGGTCGCTATTCAGACATTCAGAAACGAAAAAGCCATAATACAGGCGGAGCAGACAAGACTGCCTTAA
- a CDS encoding CPBP family intramembrane glutamic endopeptidase — protein sequence MEIGEARKKVKGATWFFASLIGVYLIVLAVLMLSGLGGRISMIQNLLISQGMIFIPTLVYISITRCDIRETLRIRKTHWSAIFIVPVFVLALEPAMSVINSISLLWVDSATTELTEGLVAKYPFWVSTALMALTPCIVEELAYRGVILGSYRYSSRLWAIIVSGLLFGAMHMNFNQMAYAVVLGIMLGLLAEVTGSILPTMLAHFCFNEISVCIGYFLYHDSSLKKVAESASENIVTTKQLIITIVSMIPFAVGGLCVAFALLYALAVINCRKDEVLGMFRRQMRFADDGSEIRRPRIISIPLVLSLAVCIGFMVVSEIL from the coding sequence ATGGAGATTGGAGAAGCAAGAAAGAAAGTAAAGGGTGCGACGTGGTTTTTCGCATCGCTCATAGGGGTGTACCTGATAGTCCTTGCAGTGCTGATGCTGAGCGGACTTGGGGGAAGGATATCAATGATCCAGAACCTGCTTATCAGCCAGGGAATGATATTTATTCCAACTCTGGTATATATAAGCATAACCAGGTGTGATATCAGGGAGACCTTAAGGATAAGAAAGACACACTGGTCGGCGATCTTTATCGTGCCGGTTTTTGTACTTGCACTTGAACCTGCCATGTCGGTCATCAATTCCATAAGTCTCCTGTGGGTGGATAGTGCCACAACGGAGCTGACAGAAGGCCTTGTGGCTAAGTACCCATTCTGGGTATCAACGGCACTTATGGCACTCACACCGTGTATAGTCGAGGAACTCGCATACAGGGGAGTCATTCTGGGCAGCTACAGGTACAGCAGCCGTCTGTGGGCGATTATTGTATCCGGATTATTGTTTGGTGCAATGCACATGAACTTTAACCAGATGGCATATGCTGTGGTTCTGGGAATTATGCTGGGACTTCTGGCGGAGGTAACGGGAAGCATACTGCCGACTATGTTGGCGCATTTTTGCTTTAATGAGATATCTGTCTGTATAGGCTATTTCCTATATCATGACAGCTCATTAAAAAAGGTTGCGGAGTCTGCATCTGAAAATATCGTAACGACAAAGCAACTCATAATAACTATAGTCAGCATGATACCGTTTGCGGTCGGTGGGTTATGCGTAGCATTTGCCCTTCTATATGCCCTTGCGGTCATCAATTGCAGGAAGGATGAAGTCTTGGGAATGTTCCGGAGACAAATGAGATTTGCAGATGATGGTTCAGAGATCCGGAGACCAAGGATAATCTCGATTCCACTTGTGCTCTCACTGGCAGTGTGTATAGGATTTATGGTAGTCAGTGAGATCTTATAG
- a CDS encoding ArsR/SmtB family transcription factor, with amino-acid sequence MIDFGEYELESSDLSDLAELFKVFGDSTRISIMFALLKQELSVGEIADRLEMNASAISHQLRVLKQAKLIKSRRSGKNIIYELADEHVVTIIKQGVDHILE; translated from the coding sequence ATGATAGATTTTGGCGAGTATGAACTTGAAAGCTCAGATCTCTCGGATCTTGCAGAGTTGTTCAAGGTATTTGGAGATTCGACAAGGATATCGATCATGTTCGCATTGCTCAAGCAGGAGCTGAGTGTCGGTGAGATAGCGGACAGGCTAGAAATGAATGCATCAGCGATATCGCATCAGCTCAGGGTACTTAAGCAGGCAAAGCTGATAAAAAGCAGAAGATCAGGTAAGAATATCATATACGAATTGGCAGACGAGCATGTGGTTACGATTATCAAGCAGGGCGTTGATCATATTTTGGAATAA
- a CDS encoding Tex family protein, producing the protein MDIIKKISEEIGCRTSQTEAAVKLIDEGNTIPFIARYRKEATGALNDEQLRTLHERLTYLRNLEDKKAQVIASIEEQGKLTPELRAEIEAAETMVLVDDLYRPYRPKRKTRATVAKDKGLEGLANIISLQMTSTPIRTEAEKYVSTEKGVETVDDAISGAMDIIAENISDTADYRTKIRDLTTKKGFINTTAKDPDAESVYEMYYNFSAPISKMTGYRTLAINRGEKEKFITVKIEAPVDEIISYLRKKIIARDNSDTSEILDNVIDDSYSRLIAPAIEREIRNSLTESAEDGAIKVFASNLQQLLMQPPIAGKTVLGWDPAFRTGCKLAVVDPTGKVLDTVVIFPTAPQNKVAEAKKTVKALIKKYGISLISVGNGTASRESEMVIAELISELDTPVQYVITNEAGASVYSASKLATEEFPNFDVGQRSAASIARRVQDPLAELVKIDPKAIGVGQYQHDMNQKKLAEALDAVVEDSVNKVGVDLNTASAPLMEHISGINKTLAKNIVDYRETNGRFTTRKELLKVAKLGPKAFEQCAGFMRISDGKNPLDATSVHPESYDLATALLEHLGYSSDDISKGNLKELSKAAGNVKKLAEELGTGIITLTDIIKELEKPARDPRDEMPKPILRGDVLEMKDLTEGMILKGTVRNVIDFGAFVDIGVHQDGLVHISEMSNKFIKHPLDVVSVGDIVQVKVIGIDLNKKRIQLSMKGIN; encoded by the coding sequence ATGGATATAATCAAAAAAATCTCCGAGGAGATCGGATGCCGCACCTCACAGACTGAGGCGGCTGTAAAACTCATAGACGAAGGCAACACCATTCCTTTCATCGCCCGATACAGAAAAGAGGCAACTGGCGCGCTCAATGACGAACAGCTCAGGACACTTCACGAGCGCCTTACATACCTGAGAAATCTCGAGGATAAAAAAGCCCAGGTTATCGCAAGCATTGAGGAGCAGGGAAAACTTACTCCAGAGCTGCGCGCTGAGATAGAAGCAGCCGAAACCATGGTGTTGGTGGACGACCTGTACAGACCTTACAGACCTAAGAGAAAGACCAGAGCCACAGTAGCAAAGGACAAGGGACTTGAGGGACTTGCAAATATAATATCACTTCAGATGACTTCCACCCCGATAAGGACAGAGGCTGAAAAATATGTGTCAACTGAAAAGGGCGTGGAGACTGTGGACGACGCCATCTCCGGAGCCATGGACATCATCGCCGAAAACATATCTGATACAGCAGATTACAGAACGAAGATCCGTGACCTCACGACTAAAAAAGGGTTTATCAACACGACCGCCAAGGATCCTGATGCTGAATCTGTATATGAAATGTATTACAATTTCTCTGCCCCGATATCCAAGATGACCGGATATCGCACACTTGCAATAAACAGAGGCGAGAAAGAAAAATTCATAACCGTGAAGATTGAGGCTCCTGTGGACGAGATAATCTCTTACCTTAGAAAGAAGATCATCGCGAGGGATAACTCTGACACATCAGAGATTCTGGATAATGTCATAGACGACAGCTACTCCAGACTTATCGCACCTGCCATAGAGCGAGAGATTCGAAACTCCCTCACCGAAAGCGCCGAGGATGGTGCCATAAAGGTATTCGCATCCAATCTCCAGCAGCTGCTCATGCAGCCTCCTATCGCAGGTAAAACTGTACTTGGATGGGATCCGGCATTCAGAACCGGATGTAAGCTTGCAGTGGTGGATCCAACCGGCAAGGTTCTTGACACTGTAGTCATATTTCCTACCGCTCCGCAGAACAAGGTCGCCGAGGCAAAAAAGACTGTGAAAGCTCTCATCAAAAAGTACGGCATCTCTCTGATATCCGTTGGAAACGGAACAGCATCCAGAGAGTCTGAGATGGTGATTGCGGAGCTTATCAGCGAGCTGGACACGCCTGTCCAGTACGTGATAACCAATGAAGCAGGAGCATCGGTATACTCCGCAAGTAAGCTCGCAACCGAGGAGTTTCCTAATTTTGATGTAGGGCAGAGAAGTGCCGCCTCCATCGCCAGACGAGTTCAGGATCCTCTCGCAGAGCTTGTAAAAATAGACCCGAAGGCTATAGGCGTCGGACAGTATCAGCATGACATGAATCAGAAAAAACTTGCTGAGGCTCTTGATGCCGTTGTTGAAGATTCTGTAAACAAGGTCGGTGTCGACCTCAACACAGCTTCAGCGCCACTCATGGAACACATTTCAGGAATCAACAAGACTCTTGCAAAGAATATCGTGGATTACAGAGAAACAAATGGTCGTTTCACCACAAGAAAAGAACTTCTCAAGGTTGCGAAACTCGGTCCTAAGGCATTTGAACAGTGCGCAGGATTCATGAGAATCAGTGATGGAAAAAATCCGCTTGATGCGACATCTGTCCATCCGGAAAGCTACGATTTAGCCACCGCCCTTCTGGAACACCTCGGCTACAGCTCAGATGATATCTCGAAGGGCAACCTTAAGGAGCTTTCCAAAGCCGCAGGCAATGTCAAGAAACTTGCCGAAGAACTGGGAACAGGAATCATAACTCTCACAGACATTATCAAGGAGCTTGAGAAACCCGCCAGGGATCCACGTGATGAGATGCCTAAACCTATCTTGAGGGGCGATGTGCTGGAGATGAAAGATCTCACTGAGGGAATGATCCTCAAGGGAACCGTCAGAAACGTTATTGATTTCGGCGCATTTGTGGATATCGGAGTGCATCAGGACGGACTTGTACATATCTCTGAGATGTCCAACAAATTTATCAAGCACCCTCTCGATGTCGTGAGTGTCGGAGATATAGTTCAGGTCAAAGTCATCGGCATTGATCTGAACAAAAAGCGTATACAGTTATCTATGAAAGGAATAAATTAA
- a CDS encoding RidA family protein, producing the protein MKTIISTPKAPAAIGPYSQAVLVNGMLFTSGVIPIDPETNTLVQGDVETQARQAIGNLKNLIEASGSSMEKVVKTTVFIKDMNDFGKINDIYKEFFTSDFPARSCVEVARLPKDVLIEIEAIAVVE; encoded by the coding sequence ATGAAGACAATTATAAGTACACCAAAGGCACCGGCAGCAATAGGCCCATATTCACAGGCTGTTCTTGTGAATGGAATGTTATTTACATCAGGTGTTATACCTATCGATCCGGAGACAAATACATTGGTTCAGGGAGATGTTGAGACTCAGGCAAGACAGGCAATCGGCAACCTGAAGAATCTTATTGAGGCATCAGGTTCATCAATGGAAAAGGTAGTAAAGACAACTGTATTTATCAAGGATATGAATGATTTCGGAAAGATAAACGATATATACAAGGAATTCTTTACAAGTGATTTCCCGGCACGTTCATGTGTTGAGGTAGCAAGACTTCCAAAGGATGTTCTGATCGAGATAGAAGCCATAGCAGTGGTAGAGTAA
- a CDS encoding HAD family hydrolase: protein MKVESLIFDMDGTLWDSAENVARSWTEVLKEKSDVDMVVTESDIKAVMGMPMDAIARKMFGEFPEERQMELVDACGDYENDYLRQHGGKLYDGVEDTLAKLSEAHRLYIVSNCQSGYIEAFLEYYGFGRYFKDILCWGDTKVSKGESIKILMDKNGITDAAYVGDIQGDCDSARYAGIKFIHAAYGFGKVEDKDASIQRFEGLLDIVE from the coding sequence ATGAAGGTAGAATCACTTATATTTGATATGGATGGAACACTGTGGGACAGTGCTGAGAATGTGGCGAGATCCTGGACTGAGGTGCTTAAGGAGAAGTCTGATGTGGACATGGTGGTGACTGAGTCTGACATAAAGGCGGTTATGGGCATGCCTATGGATGCCATAGCAAGAAAGATGTTCGGTGAATTTCCAGAGGAGAGGCAGATGGAACTTGTGGATGCCTGTGGCGATTATGAGAATGACTATCTTAGGCAGCATGGAGGAAAACTCTATGATGGCGTTGAGGATACATTGGCAAAGTTATCAGAAGCGCACAGGCTTTATATAGTGAGCAACTGTCAGAGTGGGTATATAGAAGCATTCCTTGAGTATTATGGATTTGGCAGATATTTTAAGGATATTCTGTGCTGGGGTGATACAAAGGTATCAAAGGGCGAGAGCATAAAGATACTTATGGATAAGAACGGCATAACTGATGCTGCGTATGTGGGAGATATACAGGGCGATTGTGACAGTGCAAGATATGCAGGCATAAAGTTTATTCATGCCGCATATGGATTTGGTAAGGTCGAGGATAAGGATGCATCTATACAGCGGTTTGAGGGTCTTTTGGATATTGTAGAGTAA
- a CDS encoding CTP synthase, translated as MAVKYVFVTGGVVSGLGKGITAASLGRLLKMRGYKVTSQKFDPYINIDPGTMNPIQHGEVFVTDDGAETDLDLGHYERFIDESLNKNSNVTTGKVYWSILQKERHGDFGGHTVQVVPHITNEIKDRFYRNPDAKGTEVAIIEIGGTVGDIESQPFLEAIRQFQHEVGPNNCIMIHVTLIPYLKASGEIKTKPTQASVKNLQGMGIQPDILVCRSDLPLDQGIKDKIALFCNVPSRNVIQNLDVDVLYEVPLAMEKEHLADVVCECLDMECPPPDDHAWKEWTDMIDAWKHPTTSVKVALVGKYVSLHDAYISVVESLKHAGVANKAEVEIKWIDSELVTPDNVSEMLGDVDGIIVPGGFGDRGIEGMITSINYARTQNVPYLGLCLGMQLTIVEFARNVLGYSDAHSSEFNPNSFHQVIHIMPNQHDVTDLGGTLRLGSYPCVLAKDSKSYKLYGTEYIHERHRHRYEVNNDYRQALSDNGMELVGLSPDGHIVEMIEIPDHPWFIGTQAHPEFKSRPNKPHPLFKGFVAASLEHMNK; from the coding sequence ATGGCAGTCAAGTATGTGTTTGTTACTGGTGGTGTTGTATCAGGACTCGGTAAGGGTATTACTGCTGCTTCCCTTGGTCGTCTTCTCAAAATGAGAGGCTACAAGGTGACCAGTCAGAAATTCGACCCATATATCAACATTGATCCCGGCACAATGAATCCCATTCAGCACGGCGAGGTGTTTGTAACGGATGATGGTGCTGAGACCGATCTAGATCTCGGACACTATGAGCGTTTTATTGATGAAAGTCTCAACAAGAATTCAAATGTAACAACCGGTAAGGTTTACTGGAGCATTCTTCAGAAAGAAAGACACGGTGATTTTGGCGGACACACCGTCCAGGTTGTTCCCCACATCACCAATGAGATAAAGGACAGATTTTACAGGAATCCCGATGCCAAGGGCACCGAGGTTGCCATCATCGAAATAGGTGGTACTGTCGGTGACATAGAGAGCCAGCCATTTCTTGAGGCTATCAGACAGTTCCAGCACGAGGTAGGTCCTAACAACTGCATCATGATACATGTTACCCTCATTCCTTATCTCAAGGCTTCTGGAGAGATCAAGACAAAGCCTACGCAGGCCAGCGTCAAAAATCTTCAGGGAATGGGAATCCAGCCGGATATACTTGTATGCCGTTCTGACCTTCCTCTGGATCAAGGAATAAAAGACAAGATTGCTCTGTTCTGTAACGTTCCAAGCAGAAATGTCATTCAGAACCTTGATGTAGACGTATTATATGAGGTCCCTCTTGCAATGGAGAAAGAGCATCTCGCCGACGTTGTCTGCGAATGTCTTGACATGGAATGTCCCCCACCAGATGATCATGCATGGAAAGAATGGACAGATATGATAGATGCATGGAAACATCCAACCACCTCTGTGAAGGTTGCCCTTGTTGGCAAATACGTTTCACTGCATGACGCATACATATCAGTTGTGGAATCCCTGAAGCATGCTGGAGTCGCTAACAAAGCTGAGGTTGAGATCAAATGGATCGATTCCGAACTCGTAACCCCGGACAATGTTTCCGAGATGCTCGGCGATGTGGATGGAATCATCGTTCCTGGTGGATTCGGCGACAGAGGTATCGAGGGCATGATCACTTCCATTAATTACGCTCGTACACAAAATGTTCCTTACCTTGGCCTCTGCCTCGGAATGCAGCTTACCATAGTTGAATTTGCAAGAAATGTACTTGGCTATTCAGATGCACACAGCTCAGAATTCAACCCAAACTCATTCCATCAGGTCATACATATCATGCCAAACCAGCACGATGTAACAGACCTCGGCGGAACTCTCAGACTGGGTTCTTACCCTTGTGTACTTGCAAAGGATTCCAAGTCGTACAAGCTGTACGGAACAGAATACATCCACGAACGCCACAGGCACAGATATGAGGTCAACAACGATTATAGACAGGCTCTCTCAGACAATGGAATGGAGCTGGTCGGTCTCTCACCTGACGGACACATCGTTGAGATGATCGAGATTCCAGATCATCCATGGTTCATCGGAACCCAGGCTCATCCTGAATTCAAGTCAAGACCAAACAAGCCACATCCTCTTTTCAAAGGATTTGTAGCTGCCTCTCTTGAGCACATGAACAAATAA
- a CDS encoding metallophosphoesterase family protein: MRTVKFIHISDVLLGIDVDKETSWGDDRKKEIYETFEKIIERATDIGVDFLFISGNLFDHKPDDGELEWLDGVLGSLKDTVVIYAAGFNDNLGGGAAIMSYRFRSSVCVIGSPAMGSYLSLGGGYRDAQATMAMDHLHFPEKDLDVYGVSYFDGRMDAHAIDEAEPDDRAVHNVLVACGGDRHRMPVNWHSLHDRGFDYIAMGGRQKYSVEIPGKVYYPGSPEAVSMESTGPHGYIYVEIGSDGTKAEFVPVAAREYKRIDYHVDNYTRDGELGEAIERLLNIEGVENIYTINIVREGGCEKSFDISEMLSEYRILAVNGEEFERTDYSEYVKANKNTEFGKLLEKLDDSDIDSSSGAKMAVDRMIDMSMLYCKNNKKMGNDVFREMKRQVMSLLEIECHAYENQRDIKEYLEIRNDYIISPDVLEQLNLVWAKERAMELEITTLRKRAEELPRKYRREWILMGIRATVIPMMTMGILSIILLSATLKRTGGSFPDDRLVYILIFMMLVIWGFYCAGYVFAKYRGIIKKGGKTRLHEELEHNQICLNALCADRDAIHKKRTELQMLDGRRRDMYESMNDREKKLDVKLQKLRLVRSALDMLRE; encoded by the coding sequence ATGAGAACTGTAAAATTCATACATATATCAGATGTACTCCTGGGAATAGATGTGGATAAGGAAACATCCTGGGGGGACGACAGGAAAAAGGAGATATATGAAACATTTGAAAAGATAATAGAGCGCGCAACAGATATCGGAGTGGATTTTCTGTTTATATCCGGCAATCTGTTTGATCATAAGCCTGATGACGGGGAACTTGAGTGGCTTGACGGTGTGCTTGGGAGCCTTAAAGACACAGTGGTTATATATGCCGCAGGATTTAACGACAATCTTGGTGGCGGGGCGGCGATCATGTCCTACAGGTTCAGATCCTCCGTGTGTGTCATTGGCAGTCCGGCGATGGGCAGCTATTTGTCACTGGGCGGAGGGTACAGGGATGCACAGGCCACGATGGCGATGGATCACCTGCATTTTCCTGAGAAAGACCTAGATGTGTATGGCGTGAGCTATTTTGATGGCAGGATGGATGCGCATGCCATAGATGAAGCAGAGCCGGATGACAGAGCTGTGCACAATGTGCTTGTGGCCTGTGGCGGTGACAGACACAGGATGCCCGTTAATTGGCACAGTCTGCATGACAGGGGTTTTGATTATATAGCTATGGGAGGCCGCCAGAAATATTCGGTAGAGATACCGGGCAAGGTCTATTATCCGGGAAGTCCAGAGGCGGTGTCTATGGAATCCACCGGTCCACATGGGTATATATATGTAGAGATAGGATCCGATGGGACAAAGGCAGAGTTTGTGCCTGTGGCGGCAAGGGAATACAAGCGGATCGATTATCATGTAGATAATTATACAAGGGACGGCGAGCTCGGCGAAGCGATAGAGAGACTTCTTAATATTGAAGGAGTCGAAAATATATACACTATCAATATAGTGAGGGAAGGTGGCTGTGAGAAAAGCTTTGATATTTCAGAAATGTTGTCGGAATACAGAATCCTGGCGGTGAATGGAGAGGAATTTGAGCGGACGGATTACAGCGAATATGTAAAAGCCAACAAAAACACGGAATTTGGGAAACTGCTAGAGAAACTGGACGATTCAGATATTGATAGCAGCAGTGGAGCAAAAATGGCTGTGGATAGGATGATAGATATGTCTATGCTCTATTGTAAAAATAATAAGAAAATGGGAAATGATGTATTTCGTGAAATGAAAAGGCAGGTAATGAGCTTGTTGGAAATAGAATGTCATGCCTATGAAAATCAAAGAGATATTAAGGAATATCTTGAAATTAGAAATGATTATATCATCAGTCCTGATGTTTTAGAACAACTCAACCTAGTATGGGCAAAAGAAAGGGCGATGGAGCTGGAGATTACAACACTTAGAAAACGAGCAGAAGAGTTGCCCCGAAAATACAGAAGAGAATGGATCCTTATGGGAATCAGAGCGACAGTCATACCAATGATGACGATGGGAATTTTGTCAATAATATTGTTGTCTGCCACATTGAAAAGAACAGGAGGTTCGTTTCCTGATGATAGATTGGTGTATATCCTAATATTTATGATGCTAGTCATTTGGGGGTTTTATTGTGCGGGATATGTATTTGCTAAATACAGGGGAATTATAAAAAAAGGCGGCAAAACCAGACTGCATGAAGAACTTGAACATAATCAGATATGCTTAAATGCCCTGTGTGCAGACCGTGATGCAATTCACAAAAAAAGGACAGAGCTGCAGATGCTTGATGGACGCAGAAGGGATATGTATGAAAGCATGAATGACAGGGAGAAAAAACTGGATGTGAAACTACAGAAGCTCCGTCTCGTAAGGTCTGCGTTGGACATGCTACGTGAATAA
- a CDS encoding DUF378 domain-containing protein, with amino-acid sequence MKTLNCICLTLTIIGAIVWGIIGLFSYNIVDGIFGSGTAFSRIIYTLVGVAGLYTISFYWFLDRDQ; translated from the coding sequence ATGAAAACACTTAACTGTATATGCCTGACGCTTACAATAATCGGCGCCATTGTATGGGGCATCATAGGTCTGTTCAGCTACAACATCGTGGACGGTATATTTGGTTCCGGCACAGCATTCTCGAGGATCATATATACACTGGTGGGAGTTGCCGGATTGTACACCATATCTTTCTACTGGTTTCTCGACAGAGATCAGTAA
- a CDS encoding spore coat protein CotJB: MNKMNKKQLMRFITEVSFAMDDIALYLDLHPSCKHALSSYENYQSMRQQAVKDYISLYGPLNKYQVNDDNYFTWVNDPWPWEREGNC, encoded by the coding sequence ATGAACAAAATGAACAAGAAACAGCTCATGCGTTTTATAACAGAAGTATCTTTTGCCATGGACGACATCGCCCTCTACCTTGATCTGCACCCATCATGCAAACACGCACTATCCAGCTATGAAAACTACCAGAGCATGAGGCAGCAGGCTGTGAAGGATTACATCAGTCTGTATGGTCCGCTCAACAAATATCAGGTAAACGATGACAATTATTTCACATGGGTTAACGACCCATGGCCATGGGAAAGGGAGGGTAACTGCTGA
- a CDS encoding manganese catalase family protein: MWIYEKRLQFPVNIKETNAKLAQDIISQYGGPDGELSASMRYLSQRYSMTDNKVKSALTDIGTEELGHLEMIGSIIHQLTRDLSMEEIKASGFDKYYIDHTTGIWPQAAGGIPFNACEFQCKGDPITDLFEDMAAEQKARSTYDNILRLCKDHPDVAEPIKFLREREIVHFQRFGECLEAVKDNLDFKNFYAFNPSFDTKAPCLKNS; this comes from the coding sequence ATGTGGATTTATGAAAAAAGACTACAGTTTCCTGTTAATATAAAGGAGACAAACGCAAAACTTGCTCAGGATATAATCAGTCAGTACGGCGGTCCCGACGGCGAGTTGAGTGCATCCATGAGATATCTCTCGCAGAGATATTCAATGACTGACAACAAGGTCAAATCAGCACTCACCGACATCGGCACCGAGGAACTCGGTCACTTGGAGATGATCGGGTCCATCATACACCAGCTCACCCGAGATCTGAGCATGGAAGAGATAAAGGCATCTGGCTTCGATAAATACTATATCGATCATACTACAGGCATCTGGCCACAGGCCGCCGGAGGCATTCCATTCAACGCATGTGAATTTCAGTGCAAAGGGGATCCTATAACAGATCTCTTCGAGGATATGGCTGCGGAGCAGAAGGCGCGATCAACCTACGACAATATTCTCCGCCTTTGCAAAGATCACCCGGATGTTGCTGAACCGATAAAATTCCTTAGAGAACGTGAGATTGTTCATTTTCAGCGTTTTGGTGAGTGTCTGGAAGCCGTGAAGGATAATCTTGATTTCAAGAATTTCTATGCCTTCAATCCTTCATTTGACACTAAGGCTCCATGTCTGAAGAACAGTTGA